One part of the Tachysurus vachellii isolate PV-2020 chromosome 6, HZAU_Pvac_v1, whole genome shotgun sequence genome encodes these proteins:
- the rel gene encoding proto-oncogene c-Rel isoform X1 yields the protein MDAHFPVLNMGEPCVQIFEQPKQRGMRFRYKCEGRSAGSIPGERSSDNNRTYPSIQILNTCGRGKVRVSLVTKNEPYRPHPHDLVGKDCKDGYYEAEFAPERRVIAFQNLGIQCVRRREVKDAIIQRVNRGLNPFNVPREQLLQTEEYDLNVVRLCFQVFLSDDTGCYSIALPPIISNPIYDNRAPNTAELRICRVNKNSGSVKGGDEIFLLCDKVQKDDIEVRFFTQTWEARGSFSQADVHRQVAIVFRTPAYCDTSITSPFTVHMQLRRPTDQEVSEPMEFRYLPDDKDPYGCREKKRKIENLIKSFPSFSAGEMGQKPQLHMINPRIKREPNSYVKTTHHGLPRPSQQNMYNSSYSSECMMPSTSASPASVSYNQGHWASLHYSNNPGSSNGAGISQVNPVIQVPPSSGESGTLPLLNPMDLDFLNPSSASATQPQLEQLEHSVQHSQQPLHRKETMPAGECTWQNFHYSQAPGTQNGTANPGMIEINYTYPNSQDGGEIFSTLVGPQTSHLLKQEHQGQSTLSLMESESYTFYEQPNHMLNYPATNSSNQEAMRHAASSGSNGSGQRNTQNPSYSMNNVGQETQVEPITWAYSQFSGE from the exons ATGGATG CTCATTTCCCTGTGCTGAACA TGGGAGAGCCCTGTGTTCAGATCTTTGAACAACCTAAACAAAGAGGTATGCGCTTCAGGTATAAGTGTGAAGGCCGTTCGGCAGGGAGCATACCTGGAGAAAGAAGTTCCGACAATAATAGAACTTATCCAAGTATCCAG ATTCTGAACACCTGTGGAAGAGGAAAAGTGCGTGTGTCATTGGTAACCAAAAATGAGCCTTACAGACCACACCCACATGACCTGGTGGGGAAAGACTGCAAGGATGGATATTACGAGGCAGAATTTGCACCTGAACGCAGGGTTATTGC ATTCCAAAACTTGGGCATCCAATGTGTAAGGAGAAGAGAAGTTAAGGATGCCATAATACAGAGAGTAAACCGAGGTCTCAACCCCTTCAATG TTCCTCGGGAGCAGCTTTTACAGACGGAGGAATACGACCTGAACGTGGTGCGTCTATGTTTCCAGGTTTTTCTGTCAGATGATACTGGATGCTACAGCATTGCTCTGCCACCTATCATCTCCAATCCCATCTATGACAACC GTGCCCCAAACACAGCTGAGCTGCGTATCTGCCGTGTTAACAAAAACAGTGGCAGCGTGAAGGGTGGAGATGAGATCTTCCTGCTCTGTGACAAAGTTCAGAAAG ACGATATAGAAGTGCGCTTCTTCACCCAGACCTGGGAGGCCAGAGGCTCCTTCTCCCAGGCAGATGTGCACAGGCAGGTGGCTATTGTTTTCCGTACACCTGCTTACTGCGACACCTCCATCACGTCTCCTTTCACTGTGCACATGCAGCTGCGTCGCCCCACTGACCAAGAAGTGAGCGAACCCATGGAGTTTAGGTATCTGCCTGATGACAAAG atccatATGGCTGTCGAGAAAAGAAGCGTAAAATTGAGAATCTAATAAAGTCCTTCCCCAGTTTCTCGGCCGGAGAAATGGGACAGAAACCTCAACTTCATATGATAAACCCAAGGATTAAAAGAG AGCCAAATTCCTATGTAAAGACCACTCATCATGGTTTGCCAAGGCCCAGTCAACAAAATATGTACAACAGTTCCTATTCTTCTGAATGTATGATGCCATCCACTTCAGCATCTCCAGCTTCAGTATCATACAACCAAGGTCATTGGGCTTCGCTTCACTACAGCAACAACCCTGGGTCCAGTAATGGAGCGGGTATATCACAGGTTAACCCAGTTATCCAAGTTCCTCCTTCCTCTGGGGAGAGTGGAACCCTTCCCTTACTGAATCCAATGGACCTGGATTTTCTCAACCCTTCAAGCGCTTCTGCCACCCAGCCTCAGCTGGAGCAGCTGGAGCACAGTGTCCAGCATTCGCAGCAGCCTCTCCACAGGAAGGAAACCATGCCTGCTGGTGAATGTACCTGGCAAAATTTTCATTACTCACAAGCACCAGGAACACAGAATGGGACTGCAAACCCAGGGATGATTGAGATAAATTACACATATCCAAATAGTCAGGATGGAGGTGAAATTTTTAGCACCCTAGTCGGTCCTCAGACAAGTCATCTTTTAAAACAAGAGCATCAAGGGCAAAGTACTTTGTCACTGATGGAATCTGAAAGCTACACCTTCTATGAACAGCCCAACCACATGCTTAACTATCCAGCAACCAACAGCAGCAATCAGGAAGCAATGAGACATGCAGCCAGCAGTGGATCCAATGGATCAGGACAGAGGAACACACAGAACCCATCCTACTCCATGAACAACGTGGGCCAAGAAACCCAAGTTGAACCAATCACCTGGGCCTACAGTCAATTTAGCGGCgaataa
- the rel gene encoding proto-oncogene c-Rel isoform X2 yields MDVGEPCVQIFEQPKQRGMRFRYKCEGRSAGSIPGERSSDNNRTYPSIQILNTCGRGKVRVSLVTKNEPYRPHPHDLVGKDCKDGYYEAEFAPERRVIAFQNLGIQCVRRREVKDAIIQRVNRGLNPFNVPREQLLQTEEYDLNVVRLCFQVFLSDDTGCYSIALPPIISNPIYDNRAPNTAELRICRVNKNSGSVKGGDEIFLLCDKVQKDDIEVRFFTQTWEARGSFSQADVHRQVAIVFRTPAYCDTSITSPFTVHMQLRRPTDQEVSEPMEFRYLPDDKDPYGCREKKRKIENLIKSFPSFSAGEMGQKPQLHMINPRIKREPNSYVKTTHHGLPRPSQQNMYNSSYSSECMMPSTSASPASVSYNQGHWASLHYSNNPGSSNGAGISQVNPVIQVPPSSGESGTLPLLNPMDLDFLNPSSASATQPQLEQLEHSVQHSQQPLHRKETMPAGECTWQNFHYSQAPGTQNGTANPGMIEINYTYPNSQDGGEIFSTLVGPQTSHLLKQEHQGQSTLSLMESESYTFYEQPNHMLNYPATNSSNQEAMRHAASSGSNGSGQRNTQNPSYSMNNVGQETQVEPITWAYSQFSGE; encoded by the exons ATGGATG TGGGAGAGCCCTGTGTTCAGATCTTTGAACAACCTAAACAAAGAGGTATGCGCTTCAGGTATAAGTGTGAAGGCCGTTCGGCAGGGAGCATACCTGGAGAAAGAAGTTCCGACAATAATAGAACTTATCCAAGTATCCAG ATTCTGAACACCTGTGGAAGAGGAAAAGTGCGTGTGTCATTGGTAACCAAAAATGAGCCTTACAGACCACACCCACATGACCTGGTGGGGAAAGACTGCAAGGATGGATATTACGAGGCAGAATTTGCACCTGAACGCAGGGTTATTGC ATTCCAAAACTTGGGCATCCAATGTGTAAGGAGAAGAGAAGTTAAGGATGCCATAATACAGAGAGTAAACCGAGGTCTCAACCCCTTCAATG TTCCTCGGGAGCAGCTTTTACAGACGGAGGAATACGACCTGAACGTGGTGCGTCTATGTTTCCAGGTTTTTCTGTCAGATGATACTGGATGCTACAGCATTGCTCTGCCACCTATCATCTCCAATCCCATCTATGACAACC GTGCCCCAAACACAGCTGAGCTGCGTATCTGCCGTGTTAACAAAAACAGTGGCAGCGTGAAGGGTGGAGATGAGATCTTCCTGCTCTGTGACAAAGTTCAGAAAG ACGATATAGAAGTGCGCTTCTTCACCCAGACCTGGGAGGCCAGAGGCTCCTTCTCCCAGGCAGATGTGCACAGGCAGGTGGCTATTGTTTTCCGTACACCTGCTTACTGCGACACCTCCATCACGTCTCCTTTCACTGTGCACATGCAGCTGCGTCGCCCCACTGACCAAGAAGTGAGCGAACCCATGGAGTTTAGGTATCTGCCTGATGACAAAG atccatATGGCTGTCGAGAAAAGAAGCGTAAAATTGAGAATCTAATAAAGTCCTTCCCCAGTTTCTCGGCCGGAGAAATGGGACAGAAACCTCAACTTCATATGATAAACCCAAGGATTAAAAGAG AGCCAAATTCCTATGTAAAGACCACTCATCATGGTTTGCCAAGGCCCAGTCAACAAAATATGTACAACAGTTCCTATTCTTCTGAATGTATGATGCCATCCACTTCAGCATCTCCAGCTTCAGTATCATACAACCAAGGTCATTGGGCTTCGCTTCACTACAGCAACAACCCTGGGTCCAGTAATGGAGCGGGTATATCACAGGTTAACCCAGTTATCCAAGTTCCTCCTTCCTCTGGGGAGAGTGGAACCCTTCCCTTACTGAATCCAATGGACCTGGATTTTCTCAACCCTTCAAGCGCTTCTGCCACCCAGCCTCAGCTGGAGCAGCTGGAGCACAGTGTCCAGCATTCGCAGCAGCCTCTCCACAGGAAGGAAACCATGCCTGCTGGTGAATGTACCTGGCAAAATTTTCATTACTCACAAGCACCAGGAACACAGAATGGGACTGCAAACCCAGGGATGATTGAGATAAATTACACATATCCAAATAGTCAGGATGGAGGTGAAATTTTTAGCACCCTAGTCGGTCCTCAGACAAGTCATCTTTTAAAACAAGAGCATCAAGGGCAAAGTACTTTGTCACTGATGGAATCTGAAAGCTACACCTTCTATGAACAGCCCAACCACATGCTTAACTATCCAGCAACCAACAGCAGCAATCAGGAAGCAATGAGACATGCAGCCAGCAGTGGATCCAATGGATCAGGACAGAGGAACACACAGAACCCATCCTACTCCATGAACAACGTGGGCCAAGAAACCCAAGTTGAACCAATCACCTGGGCCTACAGTCAATTTAGCGGCgaataa